CGAAGAAGCGCGCGTTGGCCTCCCGGGTGGCGGGGGCGAGCGTCTTGATGCGGGTGCGCGACGCGAGCGACGACGTCGGCTCGTTGAAGCCGATGTGCCCGTTCGCGCCGATCCCGAGGATCTGCACGTCGACGCCGCCGGCGTCGCGGATGGCCCGGTCGTACTCCTCGGCGGCGTCGCCGAGGTCGGCGGCGCGGCCGTCGGGCACTCGCACCCGCGCCGGGTCGAAGCCGAGCGGGCCGACGACGTCGCGGGCGATGACGCTCGCGTACGACTCGGGGTGCTCGAGCGGGATGCCCACGTACTCGTCGAGCGCGAAGCCGCGCGCCCGGGCGAACGAGACCTCGCCCGCCTCGACGCGACGGCGCAGGTCGGCGTAGAGCCCGGAGGGGCTGGATCCGGTGGCGAGCCCGATGACCGCCTCGGGGTCGCGCACCACGGCGGCGGCGACGTGCGCGGCGGCCGCGCGGCCGACCGCCTCCGCCGTGGGCAGGATGATCACCTCCACGCGCGCACCCCCTCGGGCCGGACGACGGACGGACGGACGGGAGCGCCGTCGGGCGCCACGAGCGGGCTCACGAGGCGATGCTCGCGACGATGCCGTCGATGTACGCCTGGCGCTCCTCGCGCGTCGCCG
This is a stretch of genomic DNA from Clavibacter zhangzhiyongii. It encodes these proteins:
- the nagB gene encoding glucosamine-6-phosphate deaminase, encoding MEVIILPTAEAVGRAAAAHVAAAVVRDPEAVIGLATGSSPSGLYADLRRRVEAGEVSFARARGFALDEYVGIPLEHPESYASVIARDVVGPLGFDPARVRVPDGRAADLGDAAEEYDRAIRDAGGVDVQILGIGANGHIGFNEPTSSLASRTRIKTLAPATREANARFFDALDDVPTHCMTQGLGTILEARRLVLVAQGEGKAAAVAAAVEGPLTAFVPGSALQLHEHAVVVVDEAAASRLALADYYRHTHAGKPAWQRVS